A window of Chlorobium phaeobacteroides DSM 266 genomic DNA:
GTTACATTTCGGGCCGGGTTCCGGCAGGGGAGTAACGCCATTCCTGAACAGTTCATGAACGCATTCTGCAGTTGCAGCGGTTTTCTCTCGAAGCATAGCATCGAAAACCACCTCGAACCTGCGTTTTGTCTGGCCATAGAACAAAGCGCCAGAAGGAATGGCTATGCCCAGCATCTCTTCAAGACAGATGGCTTGGGCACAGAGCTGAACCTTGTCGGCATCATGCTTTTTCTGCCGGCCTCGCTTGTACTCAATCGGGAACGGCTCCTCACGGCCATTTCGCTTATGCCATTCTACAACGTCAGCTATACCCGAAGCGCCAAGCATAGCACTCCGTAGCGGGACGCTCCTTGTGGTTCGAACACCCGGACGGTACGACGTTTCCCCGTCGTCAACCCGTTCATGCATCTCCCGGCCTTCGGCAGTGTAGCTGTTTTCAGCCCATACCTGTTCGATATGGATTAGCGCACACTGCCGGGGGCAATACACGAAATGCTGCAATGCCGAAAGCGCTATGAAGTCGGATTCATCGTACATGCTTATCCAAGTTTTCGGAGAAGCTTCACCTCACCAAGACTGGATTCATCTATCAGCACATCGTATTCTTTGAACGAACGAGCAGGACCTTCGGAATCCTCTTTGCGCTTGACCGTGATTCGCTCGAAAAGCTGGCTTGCCGGAGCATTACCCAAAACTGAGCTGTGCTCGAAAACATACAGGCCGCGCGTGGACATCAGCCCGCGAGCTGCCGAACGGTCATGATCGAACATATTCAAAAGAGCGTTCCAGAACAGATCGAGATCGTTTTCAGAAAAACCTGTCTGATGGGCGAGGTTTGCTGACACGAATCCATGAGCGCGATACAAGCCATATGGTACGGTGTATTTGCGGCCCATCGTTCGGTTGTCGCCGCTCTGCTTTTCCGCTTCAGCTTCCGTTGCTACAGCCATTCGTGTAATGCTGTGCTCCAACGCCACGATCGGTTCGACTGAGCGGGCAAACGTCATCTGAATCGGCCCGCGCACCTGCCCACAATTGGGAGCTGACTTCAAAGACA
This region includes:
- the cas4 gene encoding CRISPR-associated protein Cas4; this translates as MYDESDFIALSALQHFVYCPRQCALIHIEQVWAENSYTAEGREMHERVDDGETSYRPGVRTTRSVPLRSAMLGASGIADVVEWHKRNGREEPFPIEYKRGRQKKHDADKVQLCAQAICLEEMLGIAIPSGALFYGQTKRRFEVVFDAMLREKTAATAECVHELFRNGVTPLPEPGPKCNQCSLQELCLPEVVVHSRSAKNYVHKLLRELSEDEI